From Solibacillus sp. FSL W7-1464:
TGAAACATGTCGAAATTGCAGACGGGTCGATTCGGGAAACCATCCGAATATTTGGCAAGTAGAGCCTGATGGACAATTTATTAAAATTGATCAAATAAGAGATTTAGTTGCGGAAATGAAGATGACAGGTGTAGAGGAAGGCAAGAAAATTTATGTGCTTCATCATGCAGATAAATTAAATATTGCTTCTGCTAATATGCTTTTAAAGTTTTTAGAAGAACCGGACGGACAGGTCGTGGCGATTTTATTAACTGAGCAAATTCAATCTATCATTCCGACGATTCGTTCTCGTTGTCAGCATATTAAATTTGCTAAGGCCCCTCGTACTACTATGCTGGAACAGCTTGTGGAGCAAGGGATTACAAATTCAATGGCATCGACAACAAGCATGGTGACAAATGATCTTGAAACAGCTATTGCACTTGCAAATGATGAGCAATTTGTACTTGCACGAAAAACAGTGTTAAAATTAGTAGAGATTGTTCATCAAAATGTTCATGAAGCACTATTATATATTCATGAAGAATGGCTCCCGCTCTTCAAAGAAAAAGAAGATATGGAGCTAGCACTGGATTTGTTGCTGTTTGCATACCGCGATATTGTAGCGATTAAGGCAAATCAGCAAGCAAAGTGCACGTATCCCGATATGTATCAACGATTTAGTGAACTGGCACTCGTATTGACATATGAAAAACTGTCACGCCAAATGCAATCTATTTTGCAGGCCCGCACGAATTTAAATCGTAATATGAATCGTACGTTATTGATGGAACAGCTTATGCTGAATCTTCAGGAGGGATATACATTTGTATAATGTAGTCGGAGTTCGCTTTAAAAAAGCGGGTAAAATATATTATTTTGATCCAGCCGCTTATATTTTGGAAGTTGGCGAATATGTAATCGTAGAAACTGCGCGGGGAATTGAATATGGCAAAGTAGTTGTGCCAATGCGCCAAGTCGGCGAGAATGACGTTGTTTTACCATTAAAACAAGTAGTTCGACCAGCCGATGAACGTGATCGTTTCCAGGTAGAAGAAAATACAATTGAGTCAAAACGTGCTTTTGAGTTAGCGAATACGAAAATTGTTGAGCATTCGTTGGATATGAAGCTCGTTGACGTTGAATATACATTTGATCGCAATAAAATTATTTTTTATTTTACAGCAGAAGGACGTGTAGATTTCCGGGAATTAGTAAAGGATTTAGCTAGTGTGTTCCGTACGCGAATCGAGCTGCGTCAAATTGGTGTTCGCGATGAAGCTAAACTGCTCGGTGGAATTGGTCCATGTGGAAGAATGCTTTGCTGTTCGACATTTTTAGGCGATTTTGAGCCTGTGTCGATTAAAATGGCAAAGGACCAGAATTTATCGCTGAATCCGACAAAAATCTCCGGTTTATGCGGACGTTTAATGTGTTGTCTAAAATACGAAAATGATGATTATGAAATTGCAAAAGAAGGTATGCCGGACATCGGTGATTTATCAATGACACCAGAAGGCGAAGGCAAAGTCGTCGGATTAAATGTATTAGAGCGACTCATTCAAGTATATTTGACTAAGCAGGAGCGTATGGTTGAATATACGCTTGAAGAGCTTATGCAATATGAGAAAAATCTGATATAGATAGAAATTAATGGGGTGGCTTGAGTGAAGGACCGTAATTTTTTGGATACTGTTATGGAGTTCGAACAACAGCTTGAATCAATGCAACAGCAATTTAGCGCACTTAAGCAATTTGTTGCGCATATGATGGAGGAGCATCAGACGCTTCAAACAGAAAACCTTCACCTACGTACGCGCTTGGAAGAACTATTAGCGAATGAAGCAACTGCAAGTAAACGAGTGGAAGAGCTGAAAAAAGAACCAGTAGATATTGGCGAAGGTTACGATAATTTAGCAAGGCTTTATAATGAAGGCTTCCACGTATGTCATGTACATTTTGGAAGCTCGCGTAAAGGTGAAGATTGTTTGTTCTGTCTATCATTTTTAAATAAACAAAATGGTTAAAAACAAAAGGCTGAATCTGCTAAAGTAGATATCAGTCTTTTGTTTAGAAAAGACTGGTTAAAATAGCAGTTAAGTGGAGGATTTAAGAGTGGAGCAATGGTTGAAGGATGATGAACGATTAGATTATTTACTGGCGGAAGATTTAAGAATTATTCAAAGCCCATCCGTCTTTTCGTTTTCATTGGATGCAGTATTATTGGCGCGATTTGTACAAATCCCGAAAAATAAAGGACATATTATTGATTTATGTTCAGGAAATGGGGTAATCCCATTGTTTCTGAGTGCACGGACAAATGCAAAAATTACAGGTGTAGAATTACAGCCACGCCTGCATGATATGGCAACACGCAGTATTGCATACAATAATTTGACGCAACAAATCGACATGCAGCTTGGTGACGTGAAAGATGCGCCTGGAACACTTGGTATTGAAAAGTACGATGTTGTCACATGCAATCCTCCTTATTTTTTGGCGCATGAGTTAAGTGAAAAAAATATAAGCGAGCACTATGCGATTGCGAGACATGAGCTGTATTTAACGCTTGATGAGGCAATCGAAGCAACAAGTCGTCTATTAAAACAAGGCGGAAAGGCAGCCTTTGTACACAGACCAGGCAGGCTTTTGGATATTGTCAGTGCAATGCGCGCAAACCGGCTGGAGCCAAAGCGCATACAGTTTGTCTATCCAAAACGCGGGAAAGAGGCAAATACATTACTGATTGAAGCAATTAAAGACGGCAAGCCGGATTTAAAAGTGTTGCCTCCATTATACGTGTATGAGGATAACAATGAGTATACGCCAGAAGTGAGGGCACTTTTATATGGAGATGGAAACTAAGCATTACTTTTATGTATTAGAGTGTCGTGATGAATCACTATATGCTGGCTATACGAATAATTTAGAGAAGCGAATTGCAGCACATAATGCAGGTAAAGGGGCAAAATATACACGGGCACGCATTCCGGTAACGTGTATCTATTTTGAAACATTTGAAACAAAACAGCAGGCAATGTCCGCTGAATATGCATTTAAACAATTAAAACGTCCCCAAAAAATAAAGTATATAAGGAGTGCTACAGATGAACTCACAAAAAAGTAGCCAGCATGAACAAGGAAGCTGCCTGTATTTAGTAGCGACACCTATTGGCAATTTAGAAGACATGACGATGCGTGCACTGCGTATTTTAAAAGAAGTCGATATTATTGCTGCAGAAGATACGCGCAATACGAAAAAGCTATGTAATTATTTCGATATTCAAACACCGCTCATTAGTTATCATGAGCATAATATTGAAGTAGGCGGCGAGAAACTGCTTGGCTATTTACAAGAAGGGAAATCCATCGCATTAGTAAGTGATGCAGGTTTACCATGTATTTCGGATCCTGGTGCAGATATTGTCGTAAAAGCAATTGCTGAAGGATTTGCTGTCGTACCAATTCCTGGAGCAAACGCTGCTTTAACCGCATTAATTGCATCCGGTCTTTCCCCACAGCCATTTTATTTCTTCGGCTTTTTAAAGCGAAATAAAAAGGACCGTCGAGAACAGCTGGAAAAATTGGCGAAACGAGAAGAGACGTTGATCTTTTATGAAGCACCACATCGTTTAAAGGAAACATTAAAAGACTTGCAGCTCGTATTAGGTGATCGCAAAATTACATTGGCGCGGGAGCTAACGAAGAAGTTTGAAGAGTTTTTACGAGGTACAATA
This genomic window contains:
- the holB gene encoding DNA polymerase III subunit delta', which produces MKKVKELTRTIEELTKLQPVVMKQLQTIVDKNRLAHAYIFEGEKGTGKRDIVSFFMKLLLCGNLSENVPCETCRNCRRVDSGNHPNIWQVEPDGQFIKIDQIRDLVAEMKMTGVEEGKKIYVLHHADKLNIASANMLLKFLEEPDGQVVAILLTEQIQSIIPTIRSRCQHIKFAKAPRTTMLEQLVEQGITNSMASTTSMVTNDLETAIALANDEQFVLARKTVLKLVEIVHQNVHEALLYIHEEWLPLFKEKEDMELALDLLLFAYRDIVAIKANQQAKCTYPDMYQRFSELALVLTYEKLSRQMQSILQARTNLNRNMNRTLLMEQLMLNLQEGYTFV
- a CDS encoding PSP1 domain-containing protein, translated to MYNVVGVRFKKAGKIYYFDPAAYILEVGEYVIVETARGIEYGKVVVPMRQVGENDVVLPLKQVVRPADERDRFQVEENTIESKRAFELANTKIVEHSLDMKLVDVEYTFDRNKIIFYFTAEGRVDFRELVKDLASVFRTRIELRQIGVRDEAKLLGGIGPCGRMLCCSTFLGDFEPVSIKMAKDQNLSLNPTKISGLCGRLMCCLKYENDDYEIAKEGMPDIGDLSMTPEGEGKVVGLNVLERLIQVYLTKQERMVEYTLEELMQYEKNLI
- the yabA gene encoding DNA replication initiation control protein YabA — protein: MKDRNFLDTVMEFEQQLESMQQQFSALKQFVAHMMEEHQTLQTENLHLRTRLEELLANEATASKRVEELKKEPVDIGEGYDNLARLYNEGFHVCHVHFGSSRKGEDCLFCLSFLNKQNG
- a CDS encoding tRNA1(Val) (adenine(37)-N6)-methyltransferase, producing the protein MEQWLKDDERLDYLLAEDLRIIQSPSVFSFSLDAVLLARFVQIPKNKGHIIDLCSGNGVIPLFLSARTNAKITGVELQPRLHDMATRSIAYNNLTQQIDMQLGDVKDAPGTLGIEKYDVVTCNPPYFLAHELSEKNISEHYAIARHELYLTLDEAIEATSRLLKQGGKAAFVHRPGRLLDIVSAMRANRLEPKRIQFVYPKRGKEANTLLIEAIKDGKPDLKVLPPLYVYEDNNEYTPEVRALLYGDGN
- a CDS encoding GIY-YIG nuclease family protein, yielding MEMETKHYFYVLECRDESLYAGYTNNLEKRIAAHNAGKGAKYTRARIPVTCIYFETFETKQQAMSAEYAFKQLKRPQKIKYIRSATDELTKK
- the rsmI gene encoding 16S rRNA (cytidine(1402)-2'-O)-methyltransferase, whose translation is MNSQKSSQHEQGSCLYLVATPIGNLEDMTMRALRILKEVDIIAAEDTRNTKKLCNYFDIQTPLISYHEHNIEVGGEKLLGYLQEGKSIALVSDAGLPCISDPGADIVVKAIAEGFAVVPIPGANAALTALIASGLSPQPFYFFGFLKRNKKDRREQLEKLAKREETLIFYEAPHRLKETLKDLQLVLGDRKITLARELTKKFEEFLRGTIEEAIVWASENEIRGEFCIVLEGNTSDEIDEEEAYWTTMSLKEHVTYIIEETQISSKEAIKEVAKLRNLPKRDVYQAYHQ